In a genomic window of Penaeus monodon isolate SGIC_2016 chromosome 27, NSTDA_Pmon_1, whole genome shotgun sequence:
- the LOC119590571 gene encoding lysozyme C, producing the protein MRVLPLALLVGLLAVSDAKVFRKCEFAELLETRYYLSRNDIKNWVCIAEFESSFNTAAINRNRNRSTDYGIFQINNKYWCGSDYGKNVCGIPCSDLMSDDITAAVRCAETVRRDTERYKGRGKGYTAWVAYNSKCKNRDLDQYMAECWSRGSNSIFPF; encoded by the exons ATGAG GGTGCTTCCTCTGGCGCTGCTGGTTGGGCTTCTGGCCGTTTCCGACGCCAAGGTCTTCAGGAAGTGCGAATTCGCGGAGCTGTTGGAAACGAGGTATTACCTCTCCAGGAATGACATCAAGAACT GGGTGTGCATCGCGGAGTTCGAGTCGTCCTTCAACACGGCCGCCATCAACCGCAACCGCAACCGCAGCACAGACTACGGTATCTTCCAGATCAACAACAAGTATTGGTGTGGCAGCGATTATGGCAAGAACGTCTGTGGAATCCCATGTTCCG ATCTGATGTCTGATGATATCACGGCTGCCGTGAGGTGCGCCGAGACTGTCCGCCGCGACACCGAACGCTACAAGGGCCGTGGGAAAGGCTACACTGCCTG GGTGGCTTACAACAGCAAGTGTAAGAATCGCGACCTCGATCAGTACATGGCCGAGTGCTGGTCTCGTGGTTCCAACTCGATATTCCCATTCTAA
- the LOC119590572 gene encoding lysozyme C-like isoform X1, with protein sequence MLYRTLTILLLVAVSVSAKIFEKCELASLLETKHQMPREDVKKWTCIAEYESTFNSAAVNTANWDGSKDYGLFQLNNNYWCGDEYGKNVCGIPCSALLDDDLTDDLACTRKIIKDTERWKGKGKGLTAWVAYVNRCQNRNLDEYISECWTGDETGSNIVNIKNESPVESADTENVEVVGVGAGGDSPIINNVRVPIQYQVLPIFHPVPVVYPSPIIMRNPYGYVYQHALQQ encoded by the exons atGTTGTACAGGACATTAACAATCTTGCTGTTGGTGGCGGTGAGTGTCTCGGCGAAAATATTCGAGAAGTGTGAGTTGGCATCACTGCTCGAAACCAAGCACCAGATGCCGAGAGAAGATGTGAAGAAGT GGACGTGCATTGCCGAGTACGAGTCCACGTTCAACTCCGCGGCCGTCAACACCGCCAACTGGGACGGCAGCAAGGATTACGGCCTCTTTCAACTGAACAACAACTACTGGTGCGGGGACGAGTATGGCAAAAATGTGTGTGGAATTCCGTGTTCGG CGCTTCTGGACGACGACCTAACAGACGACCTTGCATGTACCAGAAAGATCATTAAAGACACCGAACGATGGAAGGGCAAAGGAAAAGGTCTGACCGCATG GGTCGCCTACGTAAACAGATGTCAGAACCGCAACCTAGACGAGTACATATCCGAATGCTGGACAGGTGATGAGACGGGATCCAATATCGTCAATATAAAGAATGAGTCCCCCGTCGAATCAGCTGACACAGAAAACGTGGAAGTCGTCGGCGTCGGTGCTGGGGGTGACTCGCCAATCATCAATAACGTCAGAGTCCCCATTCAGTATCAAGTGTTGCCTATTTTTCATCCTGTCCCTGTTGTTTATCCATCTCCTATTATAATGAGGAATCCTTATGGATATGTATATCAGCATGCTCTCCAGCAGTAG
- the LOC119590572 gene encoding lysozyme C-like isoform X2 produces the protein MRTLTILLLVAVSVSAKIFEKCELASLLETKHQMPREDVKKWTCIAEYESTFNSAAVNTANWDGSKDYGLFQLNNNYWCGDEYGKNVCGIPCSALLDDDLTDDLACTRKIIKDTERWKGKGKGLTAWVAYVNRCQNRNLDEYISECWTGDETGSNIVNIKNESPVESADTENVEVVGVGAGGDSPIINNVRVPIQYQVLPIFHPVPVVYPSPIIMRNPYGYVYQHALQQ, from the exons ATGAG GACATTAACAATCTTGCTGTTGGTGGCGGTGAGTGTCTCGGCGAAAATATTCGAGAAGTGTGAGTTGGCATCACTGCTCGAAACCAAGCACCAGATGCCGAGAGAAGATGTGAAGAAGT GGACGTGCATTGCCGAGTACGAGTCCACGTTCAACTCCGCGGCCGTCAACACCGCCAACTGGGACGGCAGCAAGGATTACGGCCTCTTTCAACTGAACAACAACTACTGGTGCGGGGACGAGTATGGCAAAAATGTGTGTGGAATTCCGTGTTCGG CGCTTCTGGACGACGACCTAACAGACGACCTTGCATGTACCAGAAAGATCATTAAAGACACCGAACGATGGAAGGGCAAAGGAAAAGGTCTGACCGCATG GGTCGCCTACGTAAACAGATGTCAGAACCGCAACCTAGACGAGTACATATCCGAATGCTGGACAGGTGATGAGACGGGATCCAATATCGTCAATATAAAGAATGAGTCCCCCGTCGAATCAGCTGACACAGAAAACGTGGAAGTCGTCGGCGTCGGTGCTGGGGGTGACTCGCCAATCATCAATAACGTCAGAGTCCCCATTCAGTATCAAGTGTTGCCTATTTTTCATCCTGTCCCTGTTGTTTATCCATCTCCTATTATAATGAGGAATCCTTATGGATATGTATATCAGCATGCTCTCCAGCAGTAG